The Poecilia reticulata strain Guanapo unplaced genomic scaffold, Guppy_female_1.0+MT scaffold_458, whole genome shotgun sequence genome segment aattttcttGATCTCCGCACAATGACAACAGTGTGATAATGGCCGCAAAAGcgaaatttttttgtttcatttcctttttactACAGTTACCGGTAAGCAACTTTTAAGAAATcagagtatttatttaaatttacgTGTCTTTTATCTTTCCAGATTATATTAAATTTACAAAAGTTTCAAACTTTTGCACTTTCTGTCACAATGCAGCCACAggctttaatgtattttacttggATTGTACGTAattgatcaacacaaagtagtgcataatagTGCAAGGAGGAAACGAATATGTggcttttattgttatttactaattaaaatCTATAAAGTTCTCTATATTAAGCCACTTTTATTGTTtaacccaaaataaaattcagctgcCCTAAGAAGATtcgtatttatttaattaagtgAATCTGTGTGCAATTTCATCTTAGTACAAatccagatgttctgtgaacgcctcagaggtttgctagagaacattagtaaacAAACGTCATAATAACACAGCAGACTGGTTCAAGATAAAGTCGTAACGATGTTTAAAATAGagttttagcttttaaaacCTAAACTTTGAACATGTCACAGAGCTCTGTTCAGTCCACcatcagaaaagttttcataGCCAACCTCCTTTTTTAACAGGGCAGGAAATGAAATTGACAAAAGAAGAAGCCAAACTGGCAGTGCTAACTTTGCATAAACTTCAGAGATCTACAGATTGTCTTTATGTAAAGGTGGCAAGAAGAAAACTCTTAAGAGGTTATGTTTAGTTTGCCACAAACCAAGGAGGGGACACAACACGCTTGTCAAAGAAGGTGCTCTGAACACATGCAAAAACCtgtttgacagaaaaagaaacactttgcaTCACCCTGAAGACATCATCTCTTGaagtatggtggtggcagcagcatgctcTGGAGCAAAGTTATCCTGAGGAAAACTCAGTTTGATGCTTCAAAATGCTTAAAACTCAAAACCGATCACCTAAATccaattaataatttatcataAGGTTTGAAAACTAGTTAATTTAACTGAACTTGAAGTATTTCACAAAGATGAATGGGCAAAATGGTCCATCTCTATTTATGCAAAAGACAAAATTTGTCTCAATGAAGTATTGTTACAGCGGGTTGAAGGGAAATGCAAGCCATACATTTTtgatctgaaatgtaaaaaagtttgaaatccATGtatcgttttccttccacttcccaaAAAGGAACTCCTAATAGAGTATATTGAACTTTCAGGCTCTAACTGGACGTAAAGTTTAAACCCATATTGTCTCATTTGCAGTCTGAGCTGTAAAAAGAGAAGCAGCTCCTTAGTTTTGAAGCATTTCATCTCCATTCAGCTTTGTCCTCCTTCATCCTACTCTGACGCGTTAAAGTATTCCTCATAACTTATGCTCCACATTAACTATAGAAGAGGACTCTTTCCTGGTGATTGCACCCGGTCAAGTTCAGCACCTCCTTAAAAGTCCTCATGAGTCTTGGCAGTTCTCACCCACCGCTCCTTTCGCTGTGTTTCGCAGGAGATCAGAAACATGCACAACGAGCAGCTGATGGGCATCAGGCGAGAAGAAGAGATGGAAATGTCTGACGATGATATGGAGGACGTCCCTGACAGCAAAGACTCTGAGGACTCAGGTATGCATATGCATGCGCGTATCTGCAGCTCAGCACTGTTGTCATCTTGACAGGAAATCTACCGATCGAGATCTCTTGAGGACGAACGCATTGATTGTTAAATAACTGAGGGAGACGGTTGCGTTTGACTGGGATGACAGTGATCATCCTCTAAACATCTGACAGCCTTCCTACAACTCCACACGAATAAAGAAACAGGTTCAGAGTACGTCATGCCTCACTCCAGCAAAAATATACACAGAGACCTCATCCGCAAGCTCATATTTCAGATTATAAGGGCGataataatcagttttttttacctcagaggAGTCTATTTGTGTGTGCTGAAGCGACTAAAGCTAATGGTGTTGCTTATCTCTCCAGCCCCATAACAATAACCTGAGAGTAGTCACCAGAGCAGCGTGGAGAAACCGCTCACCGCCACGTGTAAGGTCGCTGTCGGCTGTTCCTTATGCAAGGCTCTCCTCATCTATTCTTCCTCTCTGTTCATCATTCCGATCTCTGCCATTTGCCAATATGACAGCATCTCTAATTGCcgtgcaaataaatgtaaacgCTGCAGTCGGCTCATTTGCAACCTTTCTATTTAGCTATCAGCGATTAGTGCTGCTGTCAAAGTCTTGTCATTTCGCTCGATTCCGCAGGATCGGCTGAGGTGACGGGTGTTAATGTGACGCGTCCTGATATTTGTGTTAACAGGCTGAAGTGTTGAGccccctttttttcctcctctctaaCCTTTAAGAATGAATGTTTACACGTCAACAAGCCCTGCTGGAAACACCTGGGTTATGACTGCAGCCTCTTCAAAGCGAATCGAAGCTTCGCGTCTGAGCCATGTGCGGAATAGAAAGACGGACCGCCGGTTATTGTTGGCGGATGTGCGCCCGGAGGTGTGTGCGTGCATTCCTGCGGGTCGATAGCGCTGCTGGTTATGTAACCGAATCTGGCCACACGGTTGACATCTACTCTCGCCAAGCTGATGAGGCTCTCAGATCAATACCCTTTTCACCTCAAACCTTCATTTTGCTGGAAGAGAAGCACACACAAGCTCCGTCTGGACACTCACACTCACCCAGCAAGAGTTCATTAACACTGCCAATGGTCCTTGATGATAGACTGCTGGCAGCTCTCCTGAACACCTACACATACCCTAATAAGATACCCttttatatacacacacagagagataGGATGAGGATTATCTCCTGTTCAGACGGCGAATtagcttttttcccttttttaaagcTTCTTCTTTAAAGAAGGGGAGCGAGCTGATAGTGCTGGACGTCTCTGGTGCCGGGCAGGTCTCATAATAATGATGCCTCCCTCTGTCTGCTGCCTCTGCTCTACAGGTCAGGTCAAATATCCAGCGGAGAGTTATTGGACAGAACATTCTGGGATTATTACACTTTCCAGTCATTGTCAACACGCTCCTGGTGTTTGATTTATCAGATACGGCGAGAATCCAGACACGACTAAAGACTTCTAATGAGGCAACTTGTACCGGGAGATTGGGAACACAGATATTTTGCATGCAAATGCCACTTTTTGAGATAACaaggtttattttctttaaagagcAACCTAGGACAGGAGTCTGCAACTCTGGTCCAAGAGTgccactgtcctgcagctttAGGATGCCTCCCTGctctaacacacctgaataaaatcaataattaatgaCAAAACCTTTGCAGGACAGTGACACTGGAGGACCGGAGTGAAATCTCTGATCTAGGATAtccatttttagtcattttgattaagaaaagtattttcttaACATAATTAGAGATTTTCTCAAAATCCCAAAtgatacaaaatatttatttttattttcactggttttaaagctgaaaatttcACATCAAGAAACATCcagcaagaaaacacaaactcctTTGACAATCCCCAAATGTTTGTctaaaacaaactgcagtcCCCAACCTCCGGAGCAACAagtgtctctttaaaactttttccaaaaatgataaagaactaactttttaatttaagatttaagtAAAAATCTTAACAAAAGCAGGTTTAATCGTTCCCCCCCCcaatttttctcattaaatgtCATCAACACTATGTCACGAAAAGTATTAATTGATCTATTTTTGTTATGCTTTTTTCATAGTCTTCCACAAACATCATTCCTGTAGAAGAGAATATGTCCATGCTCTTTTTGCAAAGGCtttcaagttttaatttatttaaaatctaaatataggtataaaattttgttgttttttttaaatggcagcaGATTTCCTattacaaataacaaaaatggaAGAGGCCTTTTTCAGTTCTTCATTTTCTGAGGgcaaaatgactttttgtaacaataaataatgtagacattaaatgcattttgacatatttgaaGCACATTTTTATCTATTGTGCTTGTTGTTTGCATTGTTTAGCCACTTAATCAAATGTTTGAGTGGCAtaagaaatttaaattaatttcaactttatgaaaacctttaaaatcttttattgaCAGTGAACACCTGCTGCATGTgagcttttatattttatctacAGAAAAAGGTCATCAGTATTTTCCTGCCAATGAAGGATCCATATGTCTGCTGATCAGTGTCTCACATTAAATTGCATCCCATGTAAGCATGAGGAATAGAAAGTCAAGTTTCAGTGTCTCACACAGAAATGTTGAGCTTTTGAGCTTTGAGCCAGTACTTGTTAAAGGATAAATTAATGCTAAGCTGGTTAGAACTCCAGAATCGTTCGTTTTCACCCCATATTCCTCTCATGATCATAAAAATGCAGCTTGTTTTCTTGAGTGTGCCAATATTCCGACTGAACAAGAGCCCAAATTCTCAGGATAATGGAAATAGAGCAACTCTGGTGTCTTGACGAGAAAATCAGGCAAGGTAGCAAATGAAAGAAATCAAATATACAGCATTAATTGCAGACATGGCTGTCCTTGGCATGTGTACAAACTAAATAAGGATTTTCTTTGAAAGGTgttatttctcagaaaaataaGTCACTTACCTGGAAACTGAAGCGAGCatgtggatttatttttgtcttaattgaCCCATAGATAAAGAATTCATGTTTCTTTTACGCATTTTATAATACAAAATACCAGATGTGGTGTGAGGCAGAGTCTATTTGTTGAATCtgacatttgaatgttttgttcatgcacagttgaaaccagaagaatacaaaaaaacaatttttttctcactgtgtgAAGGTAAATCTCCTAGTTTAGGTTAGTTTGAATTAcccaaattatttatatttgataaGTGTCACAGTAATGAGAGAGTGAAAGAATCTCTGTGATATTTATATTGtcttcaaatcaaatgtttacatacCTTTACCTCAGTATTTTGTAGCATTGCCTTTAAACTTCGTGACTTGGGTCAAATCCATTGTGTTTCCTTTTACAAGCTTTCCAATCAATAGTTTGCTTGGGTTTAagtgcaccagttcctcctgcagcaaaacatatTCACAATACGATGCTGCCACCCCCATACTTCACATTCAGGACGGTACAAGCATCTCAGCTCttcctccaaatgtaacaatGGTCAACATGGTCAAACTGTCCTACTTTAGTTTCATTAAACCACACAATATGTCTCCAAAAATGAAGGTCTTGTCTTCAAAGTTCAACCGGACTAATGGCTTcctcattcattttttattcagtataTATAaattctggtttcaactgtattttttaattcagattacTGGCAGGATCATTTagtaacatttgaaaacatgatttcatgaatcaataaaattacatgatcttggattaaaatgtaaaatagttGATCAAGATTCGtataaaatagttatttttccaGTCATAATCTTCCCATGCtagaatgttctttttttctttgtcatgtgTTTATTTGCCAgtcttttgacattttaaatcaggTGGGAAAATGTCCTTCTGATCCCAATAAAAGGTGCGTTGTAGCAGTAACTTACACCGTGTTGTCTTTGGGGACGACACAAAAGAATTAAGTGGGAAAAAAGCTGTTAGAAGTTTTCCGGTTCCTGAGTGTAACcggttttataaataaacacaagatCTTTTTCTGACTCCGTCTGCACTTTGGGAATAAGCTGAGAGGCTTTTATTAGCAAGCATCTGTCAAATAGATTTGTTGTTATTCTAGCTTTCAGGATGTACTGTCATAAAAATATTGTCTCACCTCCTATACCTGCAAAGACCcgagagaataaaaacatttaacgtGAATGTTACTATCCAACTTTcaggtttttagtttttatttacagtgcaAAGCATAACAACCATTAAATGCTGTTTACTTACACTGTAACCAAATTGATCAGTCCCATAGCAgtcagcacatttttaaaaaatgtgtgttgtgtgtttttacgtCTGTAGGTGTTTCCCAAGCAGAAGCCTTAAAGGAGGAGAACGACTCGCTACGCTGCCAGCTGGACGCCTACAGGAACGAAGTGGAGCTGCTCAAACAGGAGCAGGGAAAGAACCAGCCAGTCCGCAGCGAGGAGGACAGCACTCATTCACAGCAACTCAGCTTCCTGCAGCAGGCTCTGCAAGGCATGCAAAAGGTAATCCTTCATAAACTAACCATCCTGATGTCCAACAACGATTTAAATCCACTTTTAAATTACCACTTCATGACCAAggactttgtttttgcttgctTTTCTCTGATTGAAGGCAATTTGATGAGTGTTGGTGGGTGCTGCTACTTTAAAAGGCTTGCATAGACATAcgtaggggggaaaaaaccttgcaaataaaacagtttcaggtcaatttttaattcttttcctttgtaaaatgttttgaatctcGTCTTTTAAGCGCTGCACCGCATCCTAACGGAGAACTActtcattcttttatttttttcaaattacagcCCATCTAAGCTGTTATTATAACCTTTGAAAAATCCATTAAATGCAAAAGGATTCAATGCTGAAGGTTTTTCCTGCTGTCTTCCCTGATGTTTAGAAATCGAACAACCTGTAAGAAAGAGGCACATTAATAGATTAGACAGGCGggggaaacaggaagcaaaatAATTACAGGAGGCATTCAGCAGATCCATAGATGGAgtagaaatgtaaacaagagATGAATTTGATGCGTGCAGATTACCGGAAAATCgatgccttgcaaaaatattcattcctcacatttctgtatattttatgaGAATATAATTTGAAAGACTGGCAGAAGATTGCATAactttgaagtctttgtaataGGATTTTAATTCctacaaatacaattttgagATGACTGTTTTTCATCCACCTGCCTCACTCTGAATCGACACATTTGGCATTTCCCTCTctattttctcattaaaagacatttttattaacttttgcAAAATAAGCTCATGCCCATATAATGAAACTGCCACTATGTTCACTGTGAGAATGATGGATTACTAATTTAACAAACCATGAAAACAAGTTCTCCTGCCTGAGTTGtagatttctgcagctcctcctcagttACTACTCATAGAACAAGTTGTTTATCAATAATCAAGAGTCAGCATGAAGTAGtgatcaggcctgaaatctgggtgtagtgatggactcaaacctgaaccttcagagccacataaagacggttacaaagttggccttctaCCACCTGGAGAACATTTCTAGGATTAAAGACTCATGTTTCAGTAAGATCTAGAGAAATTCATCaatttgtttatctttagttgcattgattactgcaacagcgtcttcacatcGCTTCCAAGAAAGTCAACCAGACAGAACACTACTGCTTGCATTCCGACTAAAACCAAGAAGCTGGAGCACATCACACaagttttaaagtccctccaCTGGCTTCCCGTAGATCAAAGAACAGACTTTAagatactgttgttagtttacaaatcactgaacggctcagcaccacaataccttaaataTCTGCTGCTGtcgtatcaaccttccagacccctcaggccttctggttctggttctggttctggttatgCGTCCCCAGAACCAAAgccaaacatttagtttctatGTGGAACATTGATGCATGTCaacctttcttttattttttcactgcaTCGTAATGTTTcttgcttattttatttgtttcatcatGAAAGGCTCTTTGAATTGCTCCTTTGCTGAAATGAGCTCCACAAATATATTCAGATTGCATTGCTGTTAAACTCTACTTtcttattagatttttaaaaccattggattttatttatttgtttgtgtcgGTCTATATAAAAAGCCAGGGCTCCGCAGTGGAGCAGCTGTTGGCAccgttgccttgcagcaagaaagtcctgAGCTGCCTCCCATTTCTgactttgcatgttctccctgtgtatgtgGCTTCTCACTgattacagctaataaaaatggGGAATATTTTATCTATcaatattttaggaaaaatgaagatttttcttATTCATTTGCTTTTTCAAGCCGTCTTGAAAACAACATGTACCGTTTTGTCACCATTTCATAGATGCTCTGAAAGTTTCAGCAGTAATTCATAATTTGGactttctgaaaagaaactgaaaatctcTTCAGTTCACATAATGAAGCCAGCAGTTTCACTTCTTTATCTCACAGAATAATAAGCAATGCTTTCCCTACAGAACAGGTATCTGTTAAATTTAGATTTGATAAAAGTAAAGTGGCACTAAATAGACTGTGGTGTTTGTCAGATGTCCTCTCTCCACTGTCTTTCTTCAGTAATGGAAATTATGATCGACTGGCGTTTAGAAGAAGAGAATCCATTAAGGCTGTGCTGTTCCTTTCTGCTTCCAGAGTAATTACCTTTCCAACATGcatctctccttctctctctctctttctctctctctctctctctctctctctccgggTGTGTTTATGAAAAAGAGGAGTCGAGCGGATTAAATGAACTCGAATGCACTGAAATTGGATACCTCGACCTGGCCGGGTCCGCGAGGTGTTTCGCCGCAGTCTCCTGGATTTGCAATAAAACTTTATCAGCATGTATTGACAGCTTGTTACCCTCTCTCATCAGCCGTGGTGTATCTGGCAGTATAAGCACTCGGTTTCTGATTGTGCAAACAGTATTATCACCACAGGAGACTGATCGTTTAATCTGTGCTCAACGGATAACTTTGGAGGCTGTTGTCTCTTAAAACATTCCTAAATCCGGTTCTCGTACTTCACCCTAAAGCGGGGCATACTTTTCTTaatttatccaaaaataaatgtgaagctTTTGAATATTTGGCAACGTTTGTTTTAGATATGCAATGTTCTTCACATCTATTGgctcaaaacatgtaaaaagtctgtaattttcatctttttattgtaGTAGTAAAATCATGATTATGTGATTTAGAAAAATTGTCCTTCATTTCAAAGGCATTTATTTAGAGTAAAAAAGTCCCAAGTCaggaatttttttattctttttttttttttaacaaagtccCATAATTATTATTACCCATATCaatctcttcaaaataaatttagcttgagaattttttatttggactttaacttttttaattgaTCAGTGTTTCCTGGAACTTTTAATTAGCAATCCTCGACTCTTTATTTTCTCGTGGCAAAAATATGTCATCCATTGCTCCTACACGAATAAGTGGAAAGTAAGaaatttcctttaaatatttttcatgtctggataggtttagaaaaatatttcaattttaagcctttttttcctccattttctgaaatataaaactcTAATAATGCAGAACTGATTTCAGTCTAAATTGACACGTTTTATCTTTCATTTGTAACAACACGTCTTGATTccacttttttattaattatcactattttgttttgaacttacTGACTGAATGTAGATTTATTCAAAAATCAAGTTTGGGTGAATTTACTACCGTTTGGTTTCTAGACCTGTTGTTTTTAACCTGACTCTAAAAACTTCAAACCAAGCACTAacactgtttttctttggatGTATTGCAAAGCAAATTTAGATATTTATGTTCAAAATCTtgatcttgaaattgggcttgaTGCCACAAAACCACTAGAAGAATACTGTAAAAATCAAAGACAATTTTAGCACggtgattttattatttataggTGATGACAATTCAAGCAGATGCTTGatagtattttgtttttaaatgtccagaatgtttaaaaaaaaaacacacacaatgtgaGAGAAATGTGAGCctggaaaaatattctgaaatgaaAATTGTGTAGGAACCCTGCATATCATTTATATAATTGAAATGCCATCCCTTCAAACCAATGTTAATTTCATCGTCCCCACACACAGAGAGGAGAATGGAATAAAGGTGGAATAAAATCTCTAATGTTCCCAGTTAGAGACCATCGGATTTCCAGACAACCATTAAACGTGTCATCTGGTTGTTAAGAAGTGAAATTCTTTCTTTCCGACTGTCACGAGCATAAGCTGGTGAATTTGCTTTTGGTCAGCTAAGACTAAGATTGTGATATCAACAAAAACTCAATGGGTTTGGACTGAATGAAACAAAGAGTGAATATGTGCTTCCTTCCTGT includes the following:
- the LOC103461015 gene encoding ecto-NOX disulfide-thiol exchanger 2-like — protein: MHNEQLMGIRREEEMEMSDDDMEDVPDSKDSEDSGVSQAEALKEENDSLRCQLDAYRNEVELLKQEQGKNQPVRSEEDSTHSQQLSFLQQALQGMQKQLLKMRDELKQREAELEKSLEDKQQLKSQVQNLKEGLQKLQSTHTMQVSVTDDIPHSAGFPQSRHGAFT